In Zingiber officinale cultivar Zhangliang chromosome 3A, Zo_v1.1, whole genome shotgun sequence, the DNA window AGATAAGATTCAGATAGTGCCTTGCTAGCTATGCACTCTGATTGAACATATTATCCGTATTTCCAAAACCTAATTAACTTGATAGGAGATGTTGACAACAGACCAAGAACAACCAATAAATTGTGGTGCTGCTCTTGTTGTTTGAACTATTAGAAATTGGAAAATAAATTAGTTAGCCAATGACTTGTTCTTGAAGTGATGTGGTAAAGATGCCCACCAGCAATTTTGTAGTTGTTTATGCATGGTGGATTGTTCTGTTATTGTCTAAAGCATATGCAGTTGCATGGTTGATGTAGGGAACATTGCattaataataagaataataAACTGTTTTTAATTGTGGATGATGGTGCACTTTGCTGGTTTTGTTTGCCATTCAGTGGATGGCTCTCACAATAAATAATTGGGCAAAAATAAGAAGGACGCcccaaattatataaattatcaaAGGGGgtttctttttcaaaaaaaaaaagttcaaaaGAGCATTTCGTATTTGACGTGTTATCTCAAGAATATCCCTTATTCCAGTGTTATTATAGCAACTATCAGTAGCTGCCACCATAATAACATCTAGAAGTTACATTATAGTTGCTCCAATGTGTAAGAGTTAACTTGTAGTTGTAATTAAAGTACAATAGATGATTTTTCACGTTGTTACACATACTTAGTGGCTGTTATACGTTGTAACAGTTATTGATAGCAGCTAcacttataattaaattttaaaattttgaaccttaaattttaaattttaaaaattattatatcaaaatattttttagcaactttgttaaaattatttaaatttcatcaaaattattttaaattaattaaaattactttaaatgaatcaaaatcactttaaaataattataaaagctACTACAACAGAATTGTATTAGATGTGAATACTTTCTATACGTTTTAGCAACTAATGGTAGCCACTACAATAATGTTGAAATAAGGAATAATGTTATAGTAGTTATTTTATAGCTTTTACATTTTATAGTATCTACTTGTTGTTATTACAACAACTTTTGAATAAGAGGTATTTTGGAGATAAAACATCTATAGGGTGCCCTTTCGTTTtgatatttcttttaatttgGGGCATCTTTTGTACATAGGAAGTTTTGTGAAAGAGAAGATGCCCTACTGTTGAAGTGATATTGCACTTCTCCCACTTTTAAGGTGATGATTGGTGTGTATGTGAtagttatatttattattatagttgATATTTTTTTTCTGTAATGTATAATACAAATATCATAAAATGCCTGGCTACTTTGTTTcccattttttttacttagttttcaaatttgatatTAAGGTTAAGCTTTTATActttttgattaaattatttaactATCCTTTGCTcaatattaatataaaattataatctACTCCTTTGactttttatattctaatttaaaaattttctttatctttattttattcTTGTTCATTGTTCTAAAAATCAGCCGAAACGGCCGTCTAGACACTAAACATTAGTCAACCGTACTAAAAACATACTAGTCGACCAACCACGTGGGCATGAGattttcattgtggtgttgtgaacaacatatgaggttgtgaacaatgttggataACTTTTTAGtgagagagtttttgatgtataccaatagagggagaatgtagggtttaagttaggtttttgCCCCTCTAGAAAAGTTAGGGGGAGAATGCAAGGTCTGTACtatgccttcattaccttaagagagagtttgccctctaggaaagggagagaatgaaggaaaccctcattcatgctttagcacgaggaagaagttgagactatggattagtctaacttaaaggaattgccaaacatcaaaagggggaaatagttggtgcaatatcccctgagtcaaggttgaccaggttgactaggcttgagttggctcgagcctgagttttgatgtttggatttcaatgtttgacaatacgtggagattgttggtgcaatttccctctgatcagggtttgaccagattggtgtgaagaagagtcaagtaggtcaagactgaccgAATACTtaattggaaaagtcctaactagaggttagacaattgaaaatcctgatgagtgaagtcaggccaaGGAAAAtcccgatgagtgaagctaggtgaaaatcctagtaagtgaagttaggtgaaagtcctggtgagtgaaattagacagatggaaagtcctggtgagtgaagccaggcaaaggaaaatcctgatgactgaagccaggtgaaaatcatagtgagtgaagctaggtgaaagtcctgatgagtgaaaccagacagatggtaagtcttggtgagtgaaaccaggcatgtggaaattcaggtgggtcaaggttgaccggacacctagtgttgggaagtccaagtaggtcaaaggattgatcagatacttggcacgaggaaatttaGATGGGttaaggatgaccggacatctggtggaagtccaagtaggtcatggaggaccggacatttggcacgagacggtaagtccaagtgggtcaatgttgactggatacttggcacgaggagaaaagtccaagtgggtcaaagagattgaccggacacttggtgaagaagtcctagtaggtcaaggttgactggatgttaggcatgagattccaacaggtcacggttgaccgaatgttggatttGGAGACACTATacttggtttaagcaagtcaaggggagaccaatcgatcaatcaatcgattgaacagtggttcaatcgatcagtcgatcgattggcactGTGCTACGACAAGCATCGACCTAATCGAtcgaccccaatcgatcagtcgatcaattgggagccttTGTCATAAGCACTAaacgcttcccaatcgatcagccgacacctccaatcgatcggctgatcgattgggggctagtTTTTCTCGCGCGGTCGcgagaaagcctgaatcgatcggtcaatcaattcaggcattttctaaagaacacaaaagaaggttgaatcgatcagccgatcgattcaaccggttgatcgattgggaggcgacTGTTGCgcaggataaagccgttggcgaacATCTTTCTTCATAATTCTTCCACTCCACTTCCAGCGATCACTCTCAGAGATTCaggccagttcttgaagctttcttggagcaaagtgttgctgcactttcaaGATCAAGAGACATTCCacataagaagaagaagctagggttagagttttatattaaatcttgtaagattttacttgtatttgctttcctttttttcttcttgtattgagagtttgtacaaggcttctccgccttcggtagttaccgagaaagaatgttttgattagtggagtgtgtgtcgtATGTaaatgttggtccctttggaggccggcaagaggggaggggtgaattgccctacaaaataaaactcgaacctttctcggatttcaactatataatgaacacttgtaataaataaataaaagagactaagtaaagaaaagcagacaccagagttttacttggtttgcaatcaggggattgctaatccaaggaatgtaagcgcactatctgattcttctctgggcggagtagcctctttacaacgttgacagcacaaatgaaaaagaacagaattgaaagcacagaaagaattgattacaagtgagttgtcttgaatgtacggatcagtactttatttatagtactggtccgggtgcctggaaggggttccgggcgcccccgggggggggggggataaattttatcccccaacggtcagcttGCGATCTGGTCAATTATgaacccccgggcgcccggaatggtttcgagcgcccggaggttcgggcgcccagaattgatccgggcgcccggacctgtcaagtcaacaaagttgactctagtccaggctctctgctccagttcagctcgtctcagttcggctcgtcttggtccaggtctgttcgctccggctccgctagcttgggtgatctcggccttctggaatagggctcacccgaacccatgttccggccttctcctcgagcagccttccttcccggtttctcgtctctCGAGCGCCacacacgctcttctcgtccaccggtgtactcttccgcggacacctcgtccctcggacgcaccgagccggtcggctctctcccgtgccgtctttctcgctagccgcgtcttccgctcgacttcctgtgttcctaagctcctgcacacttagacacaggggttaaacacaacaggacctagcttaacttgtttgatcacatcaaaacacctcggggttccaacaatctccccctttttgatgtaagcaatccaagttaagctagggtaacacatatgcaataaaaataatttaaattgcaattaagtccaaagattttgcaaaaatatgtacctccccctagacttaacatatacttctccccctttgatcgcataaaaaatggggttctgtctaacaagtctaaggtaaaaaaaactttaagtgtaaaatatttaataatgtctaagtaaagacactcttcagaatttttcgttcgagaaaaatttaagtaaaatattttttagataagaacagtcataagtgttaaaacaaatttaagtttgaaacttatctcagcattcccaaatttttttttctaattaattaaaaaaataagttaatattctaaaaaaattttaaatattttctaacacaaattgaataactcttttaaagcattaagtaatttaaattaatgctttttcagttagtcaattaaactttttatttcgatacttagcttccaggtcgtggcgaggcactaggccttcttggttattggagcaacaaccacttccttagacaaagcctcataaagaaattagttgtttaatttccttgctgaaaatgttaagtctaattttaattttaaattaaataggtttttggaacccaatagaggttcctacctataggattaaccaagtatttgctaggtatatagatttttgatatatttctaatttgactttgatgaaatctataataccaatttaaacctctataatttctaaaagtagaaatatttgaaccatttgattttttcaatctttctatttcttcttttagtttttcattttcaattttcaatttttcaaaatcctctataagacatgattttgccaaaattctctttgtttctaaaattttattttctaatttgacatttttattttctaatttatacatggatttagtcatagctttgataccaaagtaaagttcatcagggggtaagaggcatacctcacttactatatcagacttgaagcctgaatctccccctgcttcactactTCCatttgaggtcgctcccccttcatcgatgctgggttctgatgtactttatccttcgtagcttgccatcagtgctatcccggcatattcttgagcttctgattcggatgaagaagtgtcgtcccaagttgcttttaggttgtgtttcttgggagacttccttttgacctttttgagttctgggcagtcttctcttaggtgtccctccttctgacactggtagcaccgcacctttcttccacctttttgattctttttattctgcattttaaatttattagatctataaaactttttaaaatttcttaccatgtacgcttcttgatcgtcttcggagtctgactcgagttcatccttctgagttgcgtttagcgccatagtctgggttgtatcctttgtcgttgctgcacacctggtttcatgcaattcaagagtagaaaacaactcttctaaagtacttacctctaggtcttttgagatgtagtaagcatcgacgattgatgtccattccggagttcttagaaacgcgttgagcgcgtagcgtatagtgtcccggtttgttaccgtttcaccaaggttctcgagaccagtaactagttcttttacctttacATGTAGACcgactactttctcacctttctccagacggatgttcatcagtttgttgcggaggatgtcccttctagcgagcttcgcttcggacgtgccttcgtggagttccaagaacttctcccaaagttctttagcagataaatagtttctgatgcggttgacctcttgaggtggtaacacgctcagcaggtgatgttccgcacggttgTTTGCTACCgcctcattctgctccttctttgtccaatcgctctcttctttttcttctccatctttatctattggagctacaaaaccatatttcataataaaccgaatttcaaaatctatttttaggaatacctccatacgacgcttccagtctgcgaagttcccctcgaattttggtggaacaatgcttggtccggccatctttgttgcttcgatcggcggttagtcctcctgaagcacctcgctctgataccacttgttggtccttttggaggccggcaagaggggaggggtgaattgccctacaaaataaaattcgaacatttctcggatttcaactatataatgaacacttgtaataaataaataaaagagactaagtaaagaaaagcagacaccagagttttacttggtttgcaatcaggggattgctaatccaaggaatgtaagcgcactatctgattctcctctgggcggagtagcctctttacaacgttgacagcacaaatgaaaaagaacagaattgaagcacagaaagaattgattacaagtgagttgtcttgaatgtacggatcagtactttatttatagtactggtcccggcgcctggaaggggttccgggcgtccggggggataaattttattcccCAACGGTCATCGATCAGTTCGATCTGGTCAATTATGAACCCCCGGGCGCCCAGAATTGATCCggtccaggctctctgctccggttcagctcgtctcagttcggctcgtcttggtccgggtctgttcgctccggctccgctagcttgggtgatctcggccttccggaatagggctcacccgaacccatgttccggccttctcctcgagcagccttccttcttggtttctcgtccctcgagcgccgcgcacgctcttctcgtccaccggtgtactcttccgcggacacctcgtccctcggacgcaccgagcccgtcagctctctctcgtgccgtctttctcgctagctgcgtcttccgctcgacttcctgtgttcctaagctcctgcacacttagacacaggggttaaacataacaggacctaacttaacttgtttgatcacatcaaaacacctcggggttccaacagtaaattcttggattagtcatctcttcttgaggtgaataccaagtaaatcctattgttagcattatGAGCTTGTTGTGAAGACTATCCGCTGCAAATCATCATCACGGAGCAAACAACCAAAGTGCGatgaactattcaccccctctccccTCCTCTAGCACCAAACGACCCTAACATTAAGCTTTTAtactttttaattaaattatttaactatCCTTTGctaatattaatataaaattataatctACTACTTTAACTTTTTATATTCtcatttaaaaaatttttctttatctttattttattcTTATTCAGTGTTCTACAAATCAGCCTAAGCGATCGCCTATGCGCTAGACGTTAGCCAACTGTACTGAAAACATGCTAGTCGACTAGCCTAGGTGGTCTTGGCGCTCAGGCAAGATTAGACAACCTTGGGCGCTGATTAATCGGTCGAATCGTCTAGGGGCAGTATAAATAGTGTAAGATTTTCATGATTTGTTTTAGTTTTgacccttaaatttaaaactcaattaaaaaaaCTGAAATTTAACCTTGAGTTTATGGCCGAtgatgatattgaatttatatccGATGAAGAATAAGTTGTCGAAAATTATGAAGAAcaagaagtagaataaatttatgatattttattagccgtgtaattttgaacttattttaaattgatatttgatgcgATTGTGTTGGAGATATATaatgtgatttattatgtaatttatatTGATATTGTGGAGTCCGTCTAATGATGCTTAGTTCCCGTTTAGATAACTTAGGCGTTGGTCTAGCGCCCAACTAGTGTTTAGTGAATTTTAAAACTTGTTCTGTTTTTACACTTACATATAttcatataattttaaaatttttatttcattGATATCTAAGTGATTATGAATACTGAGTTGTTCCAATTCAGTTAATTTAATTGTTTTActattattttaatttgttatatTTTATACCAATAAATTAGTCAAGCGATCGTcatttttattttacaaatattttttaaaaatatatttttgtatttcttttttttttaattaaagatGAGCTTACAAAGTGAATGGTTGTTAtgccaaataatttttttattgggTTATCATCTAACaagtttcctttttttctttttgaaaatgaaaatttttatttaaaaatatatcaaaaaaaaattataaacaatttTAAATGTCCAAACACAACCTTCGACGAGCTCGGGTGTAGTCAACTATATTTCGCCTCTCATTTTATGGCTCGGTTAGTATATCAAACAAGATCTCGCTTATCAGGTTTATACATGCATATTGAACATCTTCCTACATCCAACTATTACATCGAAAATGGAAGTAAGAACATTCTACCATAGCAGATATCGATATCCTGATCCAATTCATATCGAATTTCGATATAATTTGAAGTTGAACTTGCTTGCATCTGGTTGTTCACTGCTCACAGGATGCTGGAAAAGATATTCATATCAAGATAAGAGGAGACAGGGCTCCAAGATCGCGTCGAAGATGGAGACCGCGTCGAGAGATTATGATCCTCTGACGATGCGGCTGAGACGACTGGCTTCCGCACCAACAAGGGCACAACATCTTCCAATAGGCCTTGTGATCTATGCACGACATCTTCAAGTATACAATTCTGCATTCTGTCGTCTGCAGCATTCTTTGTACTCCGTTCAAGTTCATCGTTTGGCCCTCTTTGGTCTGTTCCTAGCGACTGATACATCGGAACATCAGGCTGTAGGATTGTCGTGCACTTGGGCTTCTTCGCGGTGTAGGTGAAATAGTCCTGGGTCTGAGACAGCAGGAATTGTGCAGTATAATGGAGGTGGAGACCTTCGTATGTTACGATAAGCATCTCGGGATCTTCTGAGGACCTCTCTACTTGCTTCTTGGCACTGCATCGCGGGTTAGTGCATTTGTAGTAACTCCTGCACTCAAGTAGAGGAAGCATCAGACAACTTGCTGCAAGTGGATATGAGTAGAGTATTCAGTTAAAATTAAACCGACCGAATTGAATAAATCACACATTTTAATCAAGATTTTACTCTCAATATGCAAGTAAATGTGGCAGATACAAGCACCAATGTGATTTCAAGTCGAATTAGCAACACAATTTCAAATTGTTGGCGTGAGGCATTCTGAATTGGGGGATGGTTTCTACTTTCTAGTTGTTGGTCTTCGACAACTAAAGCTTACACGAATGCTCGAGTCTTATCGGAATGACGATATATTTGGGTGCTGTAAAGGCTGATCGATACCTAAAGCATTCTGCTTTTACGGTGAGCAAACAAGGGACGCATATCGTTGAATTTATCATTTGAATTTCTACCTTGGATTGGGACTGTTCTTGATAGATTTCTGACCATATTTTCTCCACTTGTAGCCGTCGTCAGCCAGCCCGGTACCGCACATCTTCATCCGCAGCGTGTACTTGCTGTCCAACTTGCTCGCTAAACTCATCTCTGGTGTCGAAACCCTGCAAGAGAGGATCGGGATCAAGCTGACCGTCTCACCCGCAATTGAATATGTCAGCATGTAAAAACCGCACCTGCAACACATTTCAGCTGCCCGAAAGGCTGAGTCCCCCGGGCCGTGCCCCTCCCCCGCGATAAATAGAGAACGAGTGTTGTCGTTGAGCCACTCCCCGACCCAATTGGCCTCCGATTCATCTCCGCCTCTTGCCATCGAAGAATTGAGCAAACGGCGCTGGAAGCATGTGAATTTTCTTTCAAGGAATGCTAGGCCTTTTAAAGCATGAGGATTCACTTAAGTGGACTTGTGGACAAATGTCAACCACTAAAGTATACATTTGATGGGCCGTATCCAACTAATGCATGATCTTTGTCATGGATAAAGTCAACTAATGCATGATCTTTGTCATAGTTAAAGTCAACGTCACCACGTAAAAGTCTCTTAGCTAATGGAGGGGTTTTGATCACTTCCTTCAGGCACAGCAGTGGGGCATGTTGCTTCTACCTGCTGTACTTCATGGGGCAACCACCACACTACCGAAAAAGTTTCGGTTTCGATAATTGTATTAGCTTAGGGCGCGTAACCATCTCTTTGGCAACCGGA includes these proteins:
- the LOC122053920 gene encoding probable WRKY transcription factor 49 gives rise to the protein MARGGDESEANWVGEWLNDNTRSLFIAGEGHGPGDSAFRAAEMCCRVSTPEMSLASKLDSKYTLRMKMCGTGLADDGYKWRKYGQKSIKNSPNPRSYYKCTNPRCSAKKQVERSSEDPEMLIVTYEGLHLHYTAQFLLSQTQDYFTYTAKKPKCTTILQPDVPMYQSLGTDQRGPNDELERSTKNAADDRMQNCILEDVVHRSQGLLEDVVPLLVRKPVVSAASSEDHNLSTRSPSSTRSWSPVSSYLDMNIFSSIL